The following proteins come from a genomic window of Leptospira andrefontaineae:
- a CDS encoding biotin/lipoyl-containing protein: MIDYQNRRITFRESTSPWIHSFSLETIKCLIVCRGPVRKEAMEIFDQIGIREYGILLSEKDSVVYSMALAPELRDFRFPSNIHRVPDYMGAGAEEKASRIKQIIQIAKDNGYTHIFAGYGFMAEDSEFIEAIEESGITFMGPSSHVAHQAGSKDEAKKLARKLNVSVTPGVDTISATCLLKKAKDEKALTALAKEKGLNYTYNSSISLEENAEALLYAGYEKIVELVTIPELQAQAEIETAEIWKKYPSNRIRFKYVGGGGGKGQRVVSKPEEVKTAVQEILSESKVTAPGSNRNFLIELNIEKTRHNEIQLIGNGEWCLALGGRDCSVQMHEQKLLEISLTQELLQNEIAVLEKTSPKKAEIMKADLQVLKEMEEQSERFGQAVALNSVSTFELIVEGTNHFFMEMNTRIQVEHRVTEMVYSLKFTNPENKSEFFIVDSLIEAMALIALHGKRLPKPERIVRNISGAEVRINATNKAIQPHAGGIILSWSKPLPEEIRDDQGISVRNPDTDLFVHYKVAGAYDSNIALLITYGTSREDNLRKLGNILRKTELRGQDLQTNLLVHYGLIHWILGKDPLFKPSTAFMISYLAAVGALESLGKDIDLEVAWTKVLSNAPAEGKKVLSRKLTLITRPLGELLADAHVLAGFLGYHENVSWKIEKDQVVWVRNPIHILSDLYYYLHMEGELHQSPSEQIWDHDQQVLQSALAFYKELEKLTGKKADSADWDSVFAGKAPAGVDAAVWTNAISSHKGFQIGLELLKIIPNLGNKSGFYKLGVDENLEPVIPEEFKKADTRDAFIKFLAPAPKASSDEIVSPMGGMFYSKEAPDLPPMVKEGEHFKAGQPLFIVEVMKMFNKITAPFSGTIKDVILTDSDGKIIQKGQTIFKIVPDEVVKIETPEEIQDRKNKVTFSLL; this comes from the coding sequence ATGATCGACTACCAAAATCGGCGCATTACATTTCGCGAATCTACTTCTCCTTGGATCCATTCTTTTTCCTTAGAGACGATCAAATGTTTGATCGTTTGCCGAGGACCAGTTCGAAAAGAGGCAATGGAAATTTTCGACCAGATCGGGATCAGAGAATACGGTATTTTACTTTCTGAAAAAGATTCAGTAGTTTATTCAATGGCACTGGCTCCGGAACTAAGAGATTTTAGATTTCCTTCTAATATCCACCGAGTTCCTGATTATATGGGAGCAGGTGCAGAAGAAAAAGCATCAAGAATTAAACAAATCATCCAAATCGCAAAAGATAACGGATACACTCATATCTTTGCCGGTTACGGATTTATGGCAGAAGATTCCGAGTTCATCGAGGCAATCGAAGAGAGCGGAATTACATTCATGGGACCTTCTTCCCATGTGGCTCACCAAGCAGGTTCTAAAGACGAGGCAAAAAAACTCGCTCGAAAACTGAATGTTTCCGTGACCCCGGGTGTGGATACAATCTCCGCAACTTGTCTTCTCAAAAAAGCAAAAGATGAAAAGGCGTTAACTGCTCTTGCAAAAGAAAAAGGTCTAAACTACACTTATAATTCTTCCATCTCTTTGGAAGAAAACGCAGAAGCATTATTATATGCCGGTTACGAAAAGATCGTAGAATTAGTAACTATTCCTGAATTACAGGCTCAGGCAGAGATTGAAACTGCAGAGATCTGGAAAAAATACCCAAGTAATCGTATTCGTTTCAAATACGTTGGCGGTGGCGGTGGAAAAGGCCAAAGGGTAGTTTCCAAACCGGAAGAAGTCAAAACCGCAGTACAGGAAATATTATCAGAATCTAAAGTAACTGCTCCAGGTTCTAATAGAAACTTTTTGATAGAATTAAATATCGAAAAGACCAGACACAATGAGATCCAGTTGATCGGAAACGGAGAATGGTGTTTGGCTTTAGGTGGAAGGGACTGTTCCGTTCAGATGCACGAGCAGAAACTTCTGGAAATCTCCCTTACTCAGGAACTTCTACAAAACGAGATCGCAGTTTTGGAAAAAACCTCTCCTAAAAAAGCGGAGATCATGAAGGCAGACCTTCAAGTTCTGAAAGAAATGGAAGAACAATCCGAAAGATTCGGACAAGCAGTCGCTCTAAATAGTGTTTCCACTTTCGAGTTGATTGTAGAAGGAACCAACCACTTCTTCATGGAGATGAACACCAGGATCCAGGTAGAGCATAGAGTTACCGAGATGGTTTACTCCTTGAAGTTCACCAATCCTGAAAACAAATCCGAATTTTTTATCGTAGATAGTTTAATCGAGGCAATGGCACTTATTGCTCTTCACGGTAAAAGACTTCCTAAGCCGGAACGTATCGTTAGAAATATTTCCGGGGCAGAAGTTCGTATCAACGCTACTAATAAAGCCATCCAACCACATGCAGGTGGGATTATTTTAAGTTGGTCCAAACCTTTACCTGAAGAGATTAGAGACGACCAAGGAATTTCAGTTAGAAATCCGGATACTGATCTATTCGTACATTATAAAGTAGCTGGTGCTTATGATTCAAACATAGCACTTTTGATCACTTATGGAACCAGCAGAGAAGATAATCTTCGTAAACTTGGAAATATCCTAAGAAAGACAGAGCTTAGAGGTCAGGATCTACAAACGAACTTACTTGTTCATTACGGTCTGATCCATTGGATCTTAGGAAAAGATCCTTTATTTAAACCTTCTACAGCATTTATGATCTCCTATCTTGCCGCAGTGGGTGCTCTCGAAAGCCTAGGCAAGGATATAGATCTCGAAGTTGCTTGGACAAAAGTTCTTTCTAATGCTCCGGCAGAGGGGAAGAAGGTTCTTTCTCGCAAACTTACATTGATCACAAGACCTTTGGGAGAATTACTTGCAGACGCTCACGTTCTAGCAGGATTCTTAGGTTATCATGAAAATGTTTCCTGGAAGATCGAAAAAGACCAAGTAGTTTGGGTCCGAAACCCGATCCATATTCTTTCAGACCTTTATTATTATCTGCATATGGAGGGCGAATTACATCAATCTCCTTCCGAACAGATCTGGGACCATGACCAACAAGTTTTACAATCTGCATTAGCATTTTATAAAGAACTAGAAAAACTGACCGGCAAAAAAGCCGATTCAGCGGATTGGGATTCTGTATTTGCTGGAAAAGCTCCTGCGGGTGTGGATGCTGCTGTTTGGACAAACGCTATTTCTTCTCATAAAGGATTCCAAATCGGATTAGAATTGCTTAAAATTATTCCTAACCTTGGAAACAAATCCGGTTTTTATAAACTGGGCGTAGATGAGAACTTAGAGCCGGTAATCCCTGAAGAATTTAAGAAAGCCGACACAAGAGACGCATTCATTAAATTTTTAGCACCTGCTCCTAAGGCAAGTTCTGACGAGATCGTTTCTCCAATGGGTGGAATGTTCTATTCCAAGGAAGCTCCTGATCTTCCTCCTATGGTAAAAGAAGGTGAACATTTCAAAGCGGGCCAACCTTTATTCATCGTGGAAGT